Proteins from a single region of Urocitellus parryii isolate mUroPar1 chromosome 4, mUroPar1.hap1, whole genome shotgun sequence:
- the Fads2 gene encoding acyl-CoA 6-desaturase, translating into MGKGGNQGEGATEREAPMPTFSWEEIQKHNQRTDKWLVIDRKVYNVTKWSTRHPGGHRVLAHYAGEDATDAFNAFHPDLDFVRKFLKPLLIGELAPEEPSLDHGKSAQITEDFRNLKKTAEDMNLFKTNHLFFFLLLAHIIAMESIAWFIVFYFGNGWISTLVTAFVLATSQAQAGWLQHDYGHLSVHKKSKWNHIIHKFVIGHLKGASAKWWNHRHFQHHAKPNIFHKDPDVKMLHTFVLGEWQPLEYGKKKLKYLPYNHQHQYFFLIGPPLLIPLYFQYQIIMTMIVHKYWVDLAWAISYYARFFCTYIPFYGILGSLLFLNFVRFLESHWFVWVTQMNHIVMEINLEHYRDWFSSQLVATCNVEQSFFNDWFSGHLNFQIEHHLFPTMPRHNLHKIAPLVKSLCAKHGIEYQEKPLLRALMDIISSLKKSGELWLDAYLHK; encoded by the exons ATGGGGAAGGGGGGGAACCAGGGCGAGGGGGCCACCGAGCGCGAGGCGCCGATGCCCACCTTCAGCTGGGAGGAGATTCAGAAGCACAACCAGCGCACCGACAAGTGGCTCGTAATCGACCGCAAGGTCTACAACGTCACCAAATGGTCCACGCGGCACCCGGGGGGCCACCGGGTCCTCGCGCACTACGCGGGAGAAGATGCTACG GATGCCTTCAATGCCTTCCACCCTGACCTTGACTTTGTCCGCAAGTTCCTGAAGCCCCTGCTGATTGGCGAGTTGGCCCCAGAGGAGCCCAGCCTGGATCATGGCAAGAGC GCTCAGATCACCGAGGACTTCCGGAACCTGAAGAAGACTGCTGAGGACATGAACCTGTTCAAGACCAAccacctcttcttcttcctcctcctggccCACATCATCGCCATGGAGAGCATCGCCTGGTTCATTGTCTTTTACTTCGGCAATGGCTGGATCTCTACCCTCGTCACAGCCTTTGTCCTTGCTACCTCTCAG gcccaaGCTGGATGGCTGCAACATGATTATGGCCACCTTTCTGTCCACAAGAAGTCCAAGTGGAACCACATCATCCACAAGTTCGTCATCGGCCACTTAAAG GGAGCCTCTGCCAAGTGGTGGAACCATCGCCACTTCCAGCACCACGCCAAGCCCAACATCTTCCACAAGGACCCAGATGTGAAGATGCTTCACACGTTCGTCCTCGGTGAATGGCAGCCCCTTGAG tACGGCAAGAAGAAGCTGAAGTACCTTCCCTACAACCACCAGCACCAGTACTTCTTCCTGA TTGGGCCGCCGCTGCTCATCCCCCTGTATTTCCAGTATCAGATCATCATGACCATGATCGTTCACAAGTACTGGGTG GACTTGGCCTGGGCCATCAGCTACTATGCCCGCTTCTTCTGCACCTACATCCCCTTCTACGGCATCCTGGGGTCCCTCCTTTTCCTCAACTTCGTCAG GTTCCTGGAGAGCCACTGGTTTGTGTGGGTCACACAGATGAATCATATCGTCATGGAGATCAACCTGGAGCACTACCGCGACTGGTTCAGCAGCCAG CTGGTAGCCACCTGCAACGTGGAGCAGTCCTTCTTCAACGACTGGTTCAGCGGGCACCTCAACTTCCAGATCGAGCACCA CCTCTTCCCCACCATGCCCCGGCACAACTTGCACAAGATCGCCCCGCTGGTGAAGTCTCTGTGCGCCAAGCACGGCATCGAGTACCAGGAGAAGCCTCTGCTGAGGGCCCTGATGGACATCATCAG TTCCCTGAAGAAGTCTGGGGAGCTGTGGCTGGACGCCTACCTCCACAAGTGA